A portion of the Podospora pseudoanserina strain CBS 124.78 chromosome 2, whole genome shotgun sequence genome contains these proteins:
- the FDH1_2 gene encoding formate dehydrogenase (NAD+) (COG:C; EggNog:ENOG503NWKW): protein MVKVLAVLYDGGKHAEEVPGLLGTTENELGIRKWLEDQGHTLVTTSDKEGENSTFDKELVDAEVIITTPFHPGYLTAERLAKAKKLKLAITAGIGSDHVDLNAANKTNGGITVAEVTGSNVVSVAEHVVMTILVLVRNFVPAHEMIEQGRWDVAEAAKNEFDLEDKVVGTVAVGRIGERVLRRLKAFDCKELLYYDYQPLSPEKEKEIGCRRVDSLEEMLAQCDVVTINCPLHEKTKGLFNKDLIAKMKPGSWLVNTARGAIVVKEDVAEALKSGHLRGYGGDVWFPQPAPADHVLRTAKNPFGGGNAMVPHMSGTSLDAQKRYALGTKSILESYLSGKFDYKPEDLIVHGGDYATKAYGERAKLVKKDVAGA from the exons ATG GTCAAAGTACTTGCCGTTCTGTACGATGGTGGGAAGCACGCTGAGGAG GTCCCCGGCCTCCTAGGCACCACCGAGAACGAGCTCGGAATCCGCAAGTGGCTCGAGGACCAGGGCCACACTCTGGTGACGACTTCTgacaaggagggggagaactCTACTTTTGACAAGGAGTTGGTCGACGCCGAGGTTATCATTACTACTCC ATTCCACCCCGGCTACCTCACCGCCGAGCGCCTCGCCAAGGCAAAGAAGCTCAAACTCGCCATCACGGCCGGCATCGGCTCCGACCATGTCGACCTCAACGCCGCCAACAAGACCAACGGCGGTATCACGGTTGCCGAAGTCACCGGCTCCAACGTTGTTTCCGTTGCCGAGCACGTCGTCATGACcatccttgttcttgtcagGAATTTCGTCCCCGCTCACGAGATGATTGAGCAAGGTCGTTGGGATGTTgccgaggcggccaagaaTGAGTTTGATCTCGAGGACAAGGTCGTCGGTACCGTGGCTGTTGGCCGCATCGGTGAGCGTGTGCTCCGCCGCCTCAAGGCGTTTGACTGCAAGGAGCTTCTCTACTACGACTATCAGCCTCTGAGccctgagaaggagaaggaaattGGCTGCCGCAGGGTGGACTCGCTCGAGGAGATGCTTGCCCAGTGTGATGTTGTCACAATCAACTGCCCTCTTCACGAGAAGACCAAGGGATTGTTTAACAAGGATTTGATTGCCAAGATGAAGCCTG GCTCATGGCTCGTCAACACTGCCCGTGGCGCCATTGTCGTCAAGGAGGACGTCGCCGAGGCGCTCAAGTCTGGCCACCTCCGCGGCTATGGCGGTGATGTCTGGTTCCCCCAGCCCGCTCCTGCCGACCACGTACTGCGGACGGCCAAGAACccttttggtggtggcaacGCCATGGTCCCCCACATGTCTGGTACTTCGCTCGATGCCCAGAAGAGGTACGCTCTCGGCACCAAGTCCATCTTGGAGAGCTACCTATCGGGCAAGTTCGACTACAAGCCTGAGGATCTGATTGTACACGGCGGTGATTATGCCACCAAGGCTTATGGTGAGCGGGCCAAGCTTGTCAAGAAGGATGTCGCTGGTGCGTAA
- a CDS encoding hypothetical protein (COG:S; EggNog:ENOG503P48Q) — MDLLSTVRKTGSRGGVNFSWDEVATSAHRENYLGHSLKAPVGRWAKGRDLNWYAKADATAADSNETEEERAARERRDEIRKIKEAEEDAIALALGLPPPVRNASGANAVEVPADGPSAMVVKGPARAPMYEEEEEEDKKGSEAPRDKGDREHRHRHRHRDRDEDSERRHRRRHRSRDGHRDRSRSRERRRDRPDGEDRERRHRRRSRSPERDHDRYSRSHRSRQDDNDGPRFTRESGQRRHRSRSRSRSRDRHERSRHHDRRRSRSRDRR; from the coding sequence ATGGACCTCCTCTCCACAGTTCGCAAAACCGGCTCTCGCGGCGGCGTCAACTTCTCCTGGGACGAAGTAGCCACCTCGGCCCACAGAGAAAATTACCTAGGCCACTCCCTCAAAGCCCCCGTGGGCCGTTGGGCCAAAGGCAGAGACCTCAACTGGTATGCCAAAGCCgacgccaccgccgccgactCGAACGAGacagaggaagagagagcaGCCCGCGAGCGCCGCGATGAGATtcgcaagatcaaggaggccgaggaggacgcgATTGCGCTGGCTCTAGGGCTACCTCCCCCGGTGAGGAATGCCAGCGGGGCGAATGCGGTGGAGGTACCGGCAGATGGACCATCGGCAATGGTAGTCAAGGGGCCTGCGAGGGCACCTATgtatgaggaggaggaggaggaggataagaaggGGTCAGAGGCGCCGCGAGACAAGGGTGACAGGGAACACAGACATCGGCACCGGCATCGCGATAGAGACGAGGACTCGGAAAGACGACACAGGAGGAGACACAGGAGCCGGGATGGTCATCGTGATCGCAGTCGCAGCAGGGAACGAAGACGGGACAGGCCAGACGGGGAAGACAGAGAGCGAAGACACCGCCGGAGGAGTCGCAGCCCAGAACGCGACCATGATCGATACAGCCGCAGCCACAGATCAAGACAAGACGACAATGATGGACCTAGATTCACCCGCGAATCCGGCCAGCGCAGACACCGGAGTAGAAGTCGAAGCCGGAGCAGAGATAGGCACGAAAGGTCCAGACACCACGATCGCCGGCGCAGCAGAAGTCGGGACCGGCGCTAA
- the MED6 gene encoding Mediator of RNA polymerase II transcription subunit 6 (EggNog:ENOG503P0AP; BUSCO:EOG09264S40; COG:K), which translates to MATTSSRSDPLDEIRFTGPVEFEGGIHNNSVLYYFATSPFYDKTSNNEVLFQQGLNNPNMMQFLATREAFEGRLRTMSGLEFIVAQEPAETGPSAGTGVWVINKQTRRKRREGEEDEIAVHSVYYIVGEHIHMAPSFADIMSARLATISNFLSNILPSSASVQAWSPATGRVYNQPSTTTAGSNSVKAITASAQQQSQGSRQQSDIGLPTTRDFEKALYLHEQYGDQYMDENPITGRPGEFHLSSTGRAKVNLSAAAAAKPLPVKLPTINTKVADSPLTSKPTGKETKSPKIPGGPGKLKRRKSSKAAVTPS; encoded by the exons ATggcaaccacctcctccaggaGCGATCCTCTGGATGAGATCCGCTTCACCGGCCCAGTCGAGTTCGAGGGGGGcatccacaacaacagtGTGCTCTACTACTTCGCTACCTCGCCCTTTTACGACAAGACCTCCAACAATGAGGTTCTCTTCCAGCAGGGTCTCAACAATCCCAACATGATGCAATTCCTGGCCACCCGAGAGGCTTTTGAGGGCCGCTTGCGCACCATGTCTGGCCTCGAGTTCATCGTTGCCCAGGAGCCAGCCGAGACAGGCCCCAGCGCGGGAACTGGCGTCTGGGTAATCAACAAACAGACACGCcgcaagagaagagagggcgaggaggatgagatcgCTGTCCACTCGGTATACTATATTGTTGGAGAGCATATTCACATGGCTCCCAGCTTTGCTGACATCATGAGCGCTCGACTC GCAaccatctccaacttcctcAGCAATATTCTTCCGTCTTCAGCTTCCGTCCAAGCCTGGTCTCCTGCAACTGGCCGCGTCTACAACCAACCCTCCACTACCACGGCAGGCTCCAATTCTGTCAAAGCTATCACGGCCTCTGCTCAGCAACAATCTCAAGGTTCAAGACAACAGAGCGACATCGGTCTCCCCACAACCCGAGACTTTGAAAAAGCTCTCTATCTTCATGAGCAATACGGCGATCAGTACATGGATGAGAACCCCATCACCGGACGGCCGGGCGAATTtcacctctcctccaccggcagAGCCAAAGTTAACCTCtctgcggctgcggctgccaAGCCATTACCAGTCAAGCTCCCGACAATCAACACCAAAGTGGCCGACAGTCCTCTCACATCAAAACCCACGGGCAAGGAGACCAAAAGCCCCAAAATCCCGGGCGGTCCGGGGAAGctcaagaggaggaagagcagcAAAGCTGCCGTTACCCCGTCATAG
- the ECM16 gene encoding putative ATP-dependent RNA helicase DHR1 (EggNog:ENOG503NVZR; BUSCO:EOG092610VI; COG:A): MAVKKFVPRQRKRKHLERQRAEERATLDTELDADSNVVEITPAQQAEAEEKRKQLRESLKPDGTKVTGKKAKRLEKYIESKLKKDENRELLKKLEANKIDTSLFSSAKSIGQVKETKKQAIRRVLREKDAGIGVDKSDLTLLYQKRTVKKGEVPQHRQPEESDEPEEEGSRTTQQGTSAKQDQPQSSTTAAAPTTSAVGSGLKRPLEVDDSGRPVLAKRQKRGGVKSKFSLAAPVVHEEPVSDEFGGFSSADEEESGGEDEDESDAGGSEKSEEQSDEDMSDAGSGEDEEEEDDNEESSEEGSGSEDEEDEESMKERRKERSSAFKAWAHQQRNEALGYTPTTSTILEMPRPENFQPRPLEQEPLPIELQPTTNVTRKSHAVTVTRNPEIEEARFKLPVVAEEQKIMEAIHNNDVVVICGATGSGKTTQLPQFLFEAGYGDQKGPTPGMIGVTQPRRVAAVSMSKRVGQEMGDFSKVVAYQIRFEGTVDPNTAIKFMTDGVLLREAAQDFALRKYSAIIIDEAHERSVNTDILIAMLSRVVKLRAELAKEDPTTKPLKLIIMSATLRVEEFTQNAALFETPPRVIDVEGRQHEVTIHFAKKTRHDYVEDAFRKISRGHRKLPPGGMLVFLTGQGEITQLSKRLKAAFGGGMNTASGPKVKISAKEAPIEAEDIDFGDIDDRAVHDMDEDEISDEEEEEKEFDIEDEESGTGPRKMHILPLYSMLPTKEQMKVFEPPPDGSRLVILSTNVAETSLTIPGIRYVFDCGRSKERRYDPVSNVQSFQIDWISKASAQQRAGRAGRTGPGHCWRLYSSAIYERDFPLFADPELLRMPIEGVVLQLKAMNLQHVVNFPFPTPPERESLVKAEKLLTYLSAITPEGQITPTGSTMSIFPLSPRFSRILLVGHLHGCLPYTIALVAALSAGEIFINEHQAIPALEESTEDFRTNEEVIAEEKRARVRQAYNAVHKNFCYLDDKSDAIKLLQVVGEFAHEPTEAWCESHFVRFKILKEIRQLQFQIADLLRTNIPQHANFKLEEKLDPPSATQVQALKQMVAAGFIDQVAIRADKAPNPPETYRKPRRAIDVPYIPLIPLEGDRKVEDPLDRLVYIHPTSPLAHLSTAECPEYICYAYLQKAGNTGADGEKKVKTRMHALTDLTAGQIASLAKGTPLLTYGKPIKEVKGSESADGKTKEVWAIPYLRAEGGAGGLGWPLPARRVTQRKVPGKGWIVE, encoded by the coding sequence ATGGCCGTCAAGAAATTCGTCCCACGTCAGCGCAAGCGGAAGCATCTTGAGCGCCAACGCGCCGAGGAGAGAGCTACTCTCGACACAGAGCTCGATGCAGATTCCAATGTTGTTGAGATCACCCCGGCGCAGCAGgctgaggccgaggagaagagaaaacagTTGCGTGAGTCACTAAAGCCCGACGGCACCAAGGTCACTGGAAAAAAGGCCAAACGTCTTGAGAAATACATCGAAAGcaagttgaagaaggatgagaacCGAGAGCTCCTTAAAAAACTCGAGGCCAACAAGATCGACACCAGTTTATTCAGCAGTGCCAAGTCAATTGGTCAAGTTaaggagaccaagaagcAAGCCATCCGCCGCGTTCTCAGGGAGAAGGATGCCGGTATCGGCGTGGATAAGTCAGACTTGACGCTGCTCTACCAGAAGCGCACTGTTaagaagggggaggtccCACAACATCGGCAACCGGAGGAATCCGACGAgcctgaggaggaaggatCCAGGACGACACAGCAGGGGACCAGCGCCAAGCAAGATCAACCACAGTCCTCTACAACCGCGGCAGCTCCTACCACATCGGCAGTCGGCTCTGGTCTGAAACGGCCACTCGAGGTCGACGACTCTGGCCGCCCAGTGCTTGCaaagagacaaaagagaGGCGGTGTGAAGTCGAAGTTCTCATTAGCTGCGCCTGTCGTTCACGAAGAACCAGTATCTGATGAATTTGGCGGGTTCAGCTCcgctgatgaagaggagtcgggtggggaggatgaggacgagtCTGATGCTGGTGGGTCAGAGAAAAGTGAAGAGCAGTCGGATGAGGACATGAGTGATGCTGGCAGTGgagaggacgaagaggaagaggatgacaaCGAAGAGAGTTCTGAAGAGGGGTCCGGCtcggaggacgaggaagacgaggagtCTATGAAAGAGCGGCGGAAAGAAAGATCATCTGCATTCAAGGCTTGGGCACACCAGCAACGAAACGAAGCTCTGGGATACACACCAACAACTTCCACTATACTCGAAATGCCCAGACCAGAAAACTTCCAGCCCCGCCCATTAGAGCAAGAGCCACTACCGATTGAGTTGCAGCCAACAACCAATGTCACCAGAAAGTCGCATGCCGTCACCGTCACAAGGAACCctgagattgaggaggctCGTTTCAAGCTTCCTGTCGTGGCTGAGGAACAGAAGATTATGGAGGCCATCCACAACAACGACGTAGTCGTCATCTGTGGTGCCACTGGCTCGGGAAAGACAACACAACTGCCGCAGTTTTTGTTTGAGGCTGGCTACGGTGACCAGAAGGGTCCTACTCCTGGCATGATTGGCGTCACCCAGCCGAGACGTGTGGCTGCTGTCAGTATGTCGAAACGGGTTGGTCAGGAGATGGGAGACTTTTCCAAGGTCGTCGCCTACCAGATTCGGTTCGAGGGCACCGTCGATCCCAACACAGCCATCAAGTTCATGACTGATGGTGTTCTCCTCCGAGAGGCGGCCCAGGATTTTGCACTTCGCAAGTACTCTGCCATTATCATCGATGAAGCCCACGAGAGAAGTGTCAACACCGATATCCTCATCGCAATGCTCAGCCGAGTGGTCAAGCTGAGAGCTGAGCTGGCCAAGGAAGACCCCACAACAAAGCCTTTGAAGCTGATCATCATGTCTGCCACTTTACGTGTTGAAGAATTTACACAAAATGCCGCGCTCTTTGAGACTCCGCCACGAGTTATCGACGTGGAGGGCCGTCAACACGAGGTCACCATCCACTTCGCCAAGAAGACACGGCACGACTATGTCGAGGACGCCTTTCGCAAAATCAGCAGAGGTCATCGAAAGCTGCCACCAGGTGGCATGCTTGTGTTTCTCACTGGCCAAGGCGAGATCACCCAACTCAGCAAGCGTCTGAAGGCTGCTTTTGGCGGTGGCATGAACACTGCATCTGGGCCCAAGGTCAAGATTTCAGCCAAGGAAGCTCCTATCGAGGCTGAGGATATCGACTTTGGCGATATCGATGACAGAGCGGTTCACGATatggatgaagatgagatttccgacgaggaagaagaggagaaagaatTCGAcattgaggatgaggagtcCGGCACAGGACCAAGAAAGATGCATATCTTGCCCTTATACTCGATGCTTCCGACAAAAGAGCAGATGAAGGTCTTCGAGCCACCCCCGGACGGCTCGCGATTGGTCATCTTGTCGACAAACGTTGCAGAGACCAGTTTGACTATTCCTGGTATTCGGTATGTCTTCGATTGTGGCAGATCCAAGGAGCGCCGGTATGACCCTGTGAGCAACGTCCAGAGCTTCCAGATAGATTGGATCAGCAAGGCAAGTGCGCAACAACGTGCCGGTCGTGCCGGTCGTACTGGCCCTGGCCATTGCTGGAGGCTGTACTCGTCTGCGATTTACGAAAGGGACTTCCCTCTCTTTGCCGACCCAGAGCTGCTCCGCATGCCCATCGAGGGCGTCGTTCTACAACTGAAGGCCATGAACTTGCAACACGTCGTCAACTTTCCATTCCCGACACCCCCGGAGCGAGAAAGCCTGgtcaaggctgagaagcttTTGACCTACCTTTCAGCCATCACACCTGAGGGTCAGATCACGCCAACAGGCTCGACCATGTCCATTTTCCCCTTGTCACCTCGCTTCTCACGCATCCTGTTGGTTGGACACCTTCACGGCTGCCTGCCATATACCATTGCTCTGGTTGCCGCCCTGTCTGCTGGTGAGATTTTCATCAACGAACACCAAGCCATTCCAGCATTAGAGGAGAGCACCGAAGACTTCCGTACCAATGAAGAGGTGATCGCCGAGGAAAAGCGAGCGAGAGTTCGTCAAGCATATAATGCTGTCCACAAGAACTTTTGCTACCTCGACGACAAGAGTGACGCCATCAAGCTGCTCCAGGTTGTAGGAGAGTTTGCCCATGAGCCCACAGAAGCCTGGTGCGAAAGCCACTTTGTGCGGTTCAAGATCCTAAAGGAAATTCGGCAGCTGCAATTCCAGATCGCGGATCTCCTGAGGACCAACATTCCACAACACGCCAATTTCAAGCTTGAGGAGAAACTGGACCCTCCTTCTGCTACACAGGTTCAAGCTCTCAAGCAGATGGTTGCCGCAGGCTTCATTGATCAAGTCGCCATCAGGGCTGACAAGGCTCCTAACCCGCCTGAGACGTACAGGAAACCACGTCGTGCGATCGATGTTCCATACATCCCTCTCATCCCGCTTGAGGGTGATCGAAAGGTTGAGGATCCTCTTGACAGGCTAGTATACATACATCCAACTTCTCCTCTTGCTCATCTCAGCACTGCCGAATGCCCCGAGTACATCTGCTATGCCTACCTCCAGAAGGCTGGCAACACAGGCGCAGACGGtgagaagaaggtcaagacGAGGATGCATGCTTTGACGGACTTGACAGCAGGCCAGATCGCTTCTCTAGCCAAGGGTACGCCACTTCTCACGTATGGCAAGCCCATCAAAGAGGTCAAGGGCTCTGAAAGTGCCGATGGCAAGACGAAGGAGGTCTGGGCGATCCCATATCTTCGGGCTGAGGGCGGCGCTGGAGGGCTGGGATGGCCATTGCCAGCAAGAAGAGTGACACAGCGCAAGGTTCCTGGGAAGGGTTGGATTGTTGAGTAA
- a CDS encoding hypothetical protein (COG:S; EggNog:ENOG503P6F2), producing the protein MDGTSIQQEPFPAPSKTATGIINGVPTEVEATSFSDKIMLTVSQGGRLAQWVSVPLSEPSSASIDMALPGSSTLPSAHLTPSTLLGGGDSDRETMGHLYATQIASHLALRNPDEKRTLLLGLGLEKVDGGGEAFFDFLELMLQVI; encoded by the exons ATGGACGGCACATCTATTCAGCAGGAGCCCTTTCCTGCCCCCTCGAAGACTGCTACTGGAATCATCAACGGTGTCCCAACCGAAGTGGAAGCAACCAGCTTCTCAGACAAGATCATGCTCACCGTGTCTCAAGGTGGCCGCCTTGCCCAATGG GTGTCAGTACCACTCTCAGAACCATCTTCAGCGTCTATCGATATGGCTCTTCCTGGCTCAAGTACTCTGCCTTCAGCACACCTGACACCCAGCACATTACTTGGCGGCGGTGATTCTGATAGGGAGACGATGGGCCATCTGTACGCCACTCAGATTGCAAGCCATTTGGCTCTGCGTAACCCAGATGAGAAGAGAACCCTCTTGTTagggttgggattggagaaggtggatggaggaggcgaagcgTTTTTTGACTTTCTCGAGTTAATGCTACAGGTTATCTGA
- the RPL28 gene encoding 60S ribosomal protein L28 (EggNog:ENOG503P1S5; COG:J) — MVCPPQSLYHEEKMLTIAAYPVFQDKKAPRPCVRRRVGKHRKHPGGRGMAGGQHHHRTNLDKYHPGYFGKVGMRHFHLLRNHEWAPTINIEKLWSLVPLETRDKYVSGAKTDSAPVIDLLANGYAKLLGKGRLPEIPVVVRARYVSAEAERKIVEAGGVIELVA, encoded by the exons ATGGTATGCCCACCGCAATCGCTGTATCACGAGGAGAAGATGCTGACTATCGCAGCCTACCCGGTTTTCCAAGACAAGAAAGCACCGCGGCCAT GTGTCCGCCG TCGCGTCGGCAAGCACAGAAAGCACCCGGGTGGTCGTGGTATGGCCGGTGGTCAG caccaccaccgcaccAACCTCGATAAGT ACCATCCCGGTTACTTCGGAAAGGTCGGCATGAGAC ACTTCCACCTTCTCCGCAACCACGAGTGGGCTCCTACCATCAACATCGAGAAGCTCTGGTCTCTCGTCCCCCTTGAGACCCGCGACAAGTACGTCAGCGGCGCCAAGACCGACTCTGCCCCCGTcatcgacctcctcgccaacggcTACGCCAAGCTCCTCGGCAAGG GCCGTCTCCCCGAGATCCCCGTCGTTGTCCGTGCCCGGTACGTCAGCGCCGAGGCTGAGCGCAAGATTGTtgaggctggtggtgttaTCGAGCTCGTCGCTTAA